Proteins from a single region of Crassaminicella profunda:
- a CDS encoding murein hydrolase activator EnvC family protein — MKIKYKRLFVVVVTTLSLLITGNTFALNGTSDQNKLNQVNNQINQAQRELNANKKKQKSINAQINELDRKIDKTEREIDDINVEMNKTKKKITKAKEELVQAENNIDNKNDTLNARLEVMYKNGDIGYAEVLLDSESITDLLSNLDMLKKIFHQDMDLLAYMKEQRDEINTKKRTLESHKSSMSAMLKNMNSKQKELEVSRGEIRSVKEDLKKNSKELEKQIDAMNAYAQKIAEEIRRKQSGGKYIGGKLAWPAPGYTRITSPYGYRIHPILKRKKLHTGIDIGIKYGKRIVAAGDGTVIKAGWYGAYGKAVMIDHGGGIITLYGHNSKLVVREGQKVKRGQTISKCGSTGWSTGAHLHFEVRKNGSPTDPIPWVK; from the coding sequence ATGAAAATAAAATACAAAAGATTATTTGTTGTGGTGGTAACCACCCTATCTTTACTCATTACAGGAAATACTTTTGCATTAAATGGGACGAGTGATCAGAATAAACTTAATCAAGTAAACAATCAGATTAATCAAGCACAAAGAGAATTGAATGCTAATAAAAAGAAACAAAAAAGCATTAATGCTCAAATAAACGAATTAGATAGAAAGATTGATAAAACAGAAAGAGAAATAGATGATATCAATGTAGAGATGAATAAGACAAAAAAGAAAATTACTAAGGCAAAAGAAGAGTTAGTACAAGCAGAAAATAATATTGATAATAAAAATGATACATTAAATGCTAGGTTAGAGGTAATGTATAAAAATGGAGATATTGGATATGCAGAAGTACTTCTTGACTCAGAAAGTATTACAGACCTTTTATCTAACTTAGATATGCTCAAAAAAATATTTCATCAGGATATGGATTTACTAGCTTATATGAAAGAACAAAGAGATGAAATCAATACAAAGAAAAGAACACTAGAAAGTCATAAGAGCAGCATGAGTGCTATGCTTAAAAATATGAATAGTAAGCAAAAAGAGTTAGAAGTAAGTAGAGGTGAAATACGTAGCGTCAAGGAAGACTTGAAGAAGAATAGCAAAGAGCTAGAAAAGCAAATTGATGCAATGAATGCTTATGCACAAAAAATTGCTGAAGAGATTAGAAGAAAACAATCAGGAGGAAAATATATAGGTGGAAAATTGGCTTGGCCAGCGCCTGGATATACAAGAATTACATCTCCTTATGGATATAGAATTCATCCAATTCTTAAGAGAAAGAAATTGCATACAGGAATAGATATAGGGATTAAATACGGAAAGCGTATTGTAGCTGCAGGAGATGGAACTGTTATAAAAGCAGGTTGGTATGGTGCTTATGGAAAAGCAGTAATGATTGATCATGGTGGTGGGATTATAACCTTATATGGTCATAACTCTAAGCTTGTTGTAAGGGAAGGACAAAAAGTAAAAAGAGGTCAAACTATTTCAAAATGTGGTAGTACAGGTTGGTCTACTGGTGCTCATCTTCATTTTGAAGTGAGGAAAAATGGAAGCCCTACAGATCCAATTCCTTGGGTAAAATAG
- the ftsE gene encoding cell division ATP-binding protein FtsE, producing the protein MIKFLNVTKEYGKGVRALSNISIHIEKGDFAFVVGPSGAGKSTFIKLLLKEIEPTKGKISIHGMDITRLSTRKIPELRRKIGVVFQDFRLLSNKTVYENVAFAMEIIEATPKEIRRQVPTILAMVGLSGKAKMYPHELSGGEQQRVSIARAIVNSPSVLIADEPTGNLDPDTAWEIMKLMKQINRRGTTIVMATHAKEIVDMMQQRVIAIECGKIVRDDKKGVYGYEN; encoded by the coding sequence GTGATAAAATTTTTAAATGTTACAAAAGAGTATGGAAAAGGTGTCAGAGCTCTTTCAAATATAAGTATACACATAGAAAAGGGAGATTTTGCCTTTGTGGTAGGACCTAGTGGTGCAGGAAAATCAACCTTTATTAAATTATTATTGAAAGAAATAGAACCAACAAAAGGAAAAATCAGTATTCATGGGATGGATATTACAAGACTTAGCACAAGAAAGATTCCAGAGCTTAGAAGGAAAATAGGTGTGGTTTTTCAAGATTTTAGGCTTCTTTCAAATAAAACAGTTTATGAAAATGTAGCTTTTGCTATGGAGATTATTGAAGCTACTCCAAAGGAAATTAGAAGACAAGTTCCAACAATTCTTGCTATGGTAGGTCTTAGTGGAAAGGCAAAAATGTATCCCCATGAGCTTTCAGGGGGAGAACAGCAGAGAGTTTCCATTGCCCGTGCCATTGTAAACAGTCCATCTGTTTTAATTGCAGACGAGCCTACAGGAAATCTAGATCCAGATACAGCATGGGAAATTATGAAGCTTATGAAACAAATTAATCGAAGAGGAACAACCATTGTTATGGCTACACATGCCAAAGAAATAGTAGATATGATGCAGCAACGGGTTATTGCAATAGAATGTGGTAAAATTGTGCGAGATGATAAGAAGGGTGTGTATGGCTATGAAAACTAG
- the ftsX gene encoding permease-like cell division protein FtsX has product MAMKTRTISYMVKQGFKGFWRNRIMGTVSVVSITCVLMILGIVFMIVLNINSLAETAKGQFDSIQVYLKDDLTQSQIENMGGLIKGIDGIEYVDFLSKEEALQNMKKKWGENGYLLEGLEKNPLPNSYIIKLKDISYADYVVSRVEGLQGLDEVKYYKDIVEKLLKITNFIRLAGIIVIGILILISMFVVGNTIKLTVIARSREINIMKYVGATNWFIRWPFLIEGVLLGLMGSLIALFIVGFSYKRIFDFITQKLYVMISAYMIPAPVFIENTAIIFIVLGMGIGALGSIFSMRKFLEV; this is encoded by the coding sequence ATGGCTATGAAAACTAGAACCATATCCTATATGGTCAAACAAGGATTTAAAGGTTTTTGGCGCAATCGTATTATGGGGACGGTATCTGTAGTGTCTATTACTTGTGTATTAATGATTTTAGGGATTGTATTTATGATTGTATTAAATATAAACAGTTTGGCAGAAACAGCAAAAGGACAGTTTGATTCTATACAAGTGTATTTAAAAGATGACTTAACACAGAGCCAAATAGAAAACATGGGGGGGCTTATTAAAGGAATCGATGGCATAGAATATGTGGATTTTTTATCTAAGGAAGAAGCTTTACAAAATATGAAAAAAAAGTGGGGAGAAAACGGGTATCTTTTAGAAGGACTTGAGAAAAATCCTCTTCCCAATTCATATATTATTAAGCTAAAGGATATATCCTATGCAGATTATGTAGTCAGTCGAGTAGAGGGATTGCAAGGATTAGACGAGGTAAAATATTATAAAGATATTGTAGAAAAACTTTTAAAGATTACCAATTTCATAAGGTTGGCAGGAATTATTGTGATTGGTATTTTAATACTTATTTCCATGTTTGTTGTTGGAAATACCATTAAACTAACGGTTATTGCACGAAGTAGAGAAATTAACATTATGAAATATGTAGGTGCTACCAATTGGTTTATTCGATGGCCTTTTTTAATAGAAGGAGTGTTGTTAGGATTAATGGGATCATTGATTGCTCTTTTCATTGTTGGCTTTAGTTATAAACGTATATTTGATTTTATCACACAAAAGTTGTATGTGATGATTTCAGCATATATGATTCCAGCACCTGTATTTATTGAAAATACAGCTATTATTTTCATCGTGTTAGGTATGGGAATTGGTGCTTTAGGAAGTATATTCTCCATGAGAAAATTCTTAGAAGTATAA
- a CDS encoding sugar phosphate nucleotidyltransferase — translation MAGGKGTRLRPLTCGIPKPMVPIFNKPVMEYSIELLKKYGIDDIAVTMAYLPSVITDYFGEGEEWKVHLNYFIEDIPLGTGGSVKNAEEFLDDTFIVISGDALTDIDIKKAIAYHKNKKSKATLVLKKVSVPLEYGVVITDEMGKIIRFLEKPSWGEVFSDTVNTGIYILEPEVLDYYKKGDKFDFSKDLFPKLLKDQVPMYGYVMDDYWNDIGDLTSYMKTQFDILEGKVKFKLDCKEFEKEVWIDEGVTIGEDVKLSPPVFIGKNSKIHSNAAIQSFTIIGENCEIGKETTLKRSILWKNIKVGGNTHLSGATVCSNTQIKNGVNIYEHSAVGSGSVLSNGVIVKPNIKIWPDKKIEEDTIVHQNLVWGTKQTKTIFGYKDISGDINIDITPEFASRLGSSFASNLKSDATIVVSSDKSNACDIIKNSFISGILSTGAGVIHLKDASMPMNRFGVRHYDADGGIHIRLDSFQKDLAHIEFVDKNGANIDRNTERKIENLFNRDDFKRCNVENVKSVMHIDNFSSLYMQNGIKLMSDLSKIKRKNPKVIISSECKNVLNLAESFFESIGCQVQCEYGLHKYKNLNEYIDDLSLEIKKNKGSIGMILSSNGENIILIDEEGRIVDRERYTLLVTQILLKLGVGKEIIVPYTAPKVIDQMAKSFQAKIIRTKTAPSYRMKEMLNGDNSENMHLQYILNYDAVLAAGKIIDFLISKDCSLKDLVDELPNFHLIKKEIACDWQDKGRVIKEIIVNHRNQNMELFEGVKIHDDKGWALILPDSERAVFNVYTEGFSEEYAQELSTQFSQKVENILKNK, via the coding sequence ATGGCAGGTGGAAAAGGAACAAGATTAAGACCTCTTACTTGTGGGATTCCAAAACCAATGGTTCCTATTTTCAATAAACCTGTAATGGAATATTCAATTGAATTATTAAAAAAATATGGGATTGATGATATAGCTGTTACAATGGCTTATCTTCCTTCAGTCATAACGGATTATTTTGGAGAAGGAGAAGAATGGAAGGTTCATCTGAATTATTTCATAGAAGATATCCCTCTTGGAACAGGAGGAAGTGTAAAAAATGCAGAAGAATTTTTAGATGATACATTTATTGTAATTAGTGGAGATGCTTTGACAGATATAGATATAAAAAAAGCAATAGCGTATCATAAAAATAAAAAATCAAAAGCAACATTGGTACTAAAAAAAGTTTCTGTTCCATTAGAATATGGTGTAGTCATTACAGATGAGATGGGAAAAATCATTAGATTCTTAGAAAAGCCAAGCTGGGGTGAAGTATTTAGTGATACGGTGAATACAGGCATTTATATATTAGAGCCTGAAGTGTTAGATTATTATAAAAAAGGGGACAAATTTGATTTTAGTAAAGATCTCTTTCCAAAATTATTAAAGGATCAAGTACCTATGTATGGCTACGTTATGGATGATTATTGGAATGATATTGGAGATTTGACCTCTTATATGAAAACCCAATTTGATATATTGGAAGGAAAAGTGAAATTTAAATTAGATTGTAAAGAATTTGAAAAAGAAGTTTGGATAGATGAAGGTGTAACCATAGGAGAAGATGTAAAGTTATCACCTCCAGTTTTTATTGGAAAAAACTCCAAAATACATAGTAATGCAGCCATTCAATCTTTTACGATTATTGGAGAAAATTGTGAAATAGGAAAAGAAACTACTTTAAAAAGAAGTATATTGTGGAAAAATATCAAGGTAGGGGGCAATACCCATTTAAGCGGTGCAACGGTTTGTAGCAATACACAAATAAAAAATGGTGTAAATATCTATGAACATTCTGCTGTAGGAAGTGGAAGTGTCTTGTCTAATGGTGTTATTGTAAAACCAAATATAAAAATTTGGCCAGATAAAAAAATTGAGGAAGATACCATTGTTCATCAAAATCTTGTATGGGGAACAAAACAGACCAAAACTATTTTTGGGTACAAGGACATATCTGGAGATATCAATATAGATATTACGCCAGAATTTGCTTCAAGACTTGGTTCTTCCTTTGCTTCAAATTTAAAAAGTGATGCTACAATCGTTGTAAGTAGTGATAAATCTAATGCATGTGATATCATAAAAAATTCTTTTATATCAGGGATTCTTTCAACCGGTGCAGGAGTCATTCATCTAAAAGATGCTTCTATGCCTATGAATCGATTTGGTGTAAGGCATTATGATGCAGATGGTGGTATTCACATTCGTTTGGACTCTTTTCAAAAAGATTTAGCACATATTGAATTTGTAGATAAAAATGGTGCAAATATAGATAGAAATACGGAAAGAAAAATAGAAAATTTATTCAATAGAGATGATTTTAAAAGATGTAACGTTGAAAATGTAAAAAGTGTCATGCATATTGATAATTTTTCATCTTTGTATATGCAAAATGGCATAAAGCTTATGAGTGATTTATCTAAAATTAAGAGGAAAAATCCTAAAGTTATTATCAGTTCAGAGTGCAAAAATGTTTTAAATTTAGCTGAATCTTTTTTTGAATCTATAGGGTGTCAAGTACAATGTGAATATGGTCTACATAAATATAAAAATTTAAATGAATATATAGACGATTTATCCCTTGAGATCAAGAAAAATAAAGGTAGTATTGGAATGATTCTAAGCAGTAATGGAGAAAATATTATATTGATTGATGAGGAAGGAAGGATTGTTGATAGAGAAAGGTATACCCTTTTAGTTACTCAGATATTATTAAAACTTGGCGTAGGCAAAGAAATTATTGTTCCATATACAGCGCCAAAAGTCATTGACCAAATGGCTAAATCTTTTCAAGCGAAAATCATAAGAACAAAAACAGCTCCTAGCTATAGGATGAAGGAAATGTTAAATGGTGATAATAGCGAAAATATGCATTTACAATATATTTTGAATTACGATGCTGTTTTGGCAGCCGGAAAGATTATTGATTTTTTAATCAGTAAAGATTGTAGCTTGAAGGATTTGGTAGATGAACTTCCAAATTTTCATCTTATAAAAAAAGAAATTGCATGTGATTGGCAAGATAAGGGAAGAGTAATTAAAGAAATTATTGTTAATCATCGCAACCAAAATATGGAACTTTTTGAAGGTGTAAAAATTCATGATGATAAGGGATGGGCTCTTATTCTGCCTGATAGTGAAAGAGCTGTATTTAATGTTTATACAGAAGGATTTTCAGAAGAATATGCACAAGAACTTTCAACGCAGTTTAGTCAAAAGGTAGAGAATATATTAAAAAATAAGTAG
- a CDS encoding 5-formyltetrahydrofolate cyclo-ligase, translated as MDKKKIRQKILESRKSLSNEMICLKSTNIFHKLKTLDLYKNAKNIMIYMDFRNEVKTHLIIKDLLSSNKNVILPISVPKTKEMILSKLLDPKEELTKGTYGILEPKKEYIRKVNKAILDLIIVPGVAFDREGYRIGYGGGYYDRFLDKLSKDIPSIGLAFDLQIIDQVPNDSFDYPVDFIITETQIFSCK; from the coding sequence ATGGATAAAAAAAAGATTCGTCAAAAAATATTAGAAAGCAGAAAATCACTTTCTAATGAGATGATTTGCTTAAAAAGTACAAATATTTTTCATAAATTAAAAACTTTAGACTTATACAAAAATGCAAAAAACATCATGATTTACATGGATTTTAGAAATGAAGTGAAGACTCATTTAATCATTAAAGATTTACTATCTTCAAATAAAAATGTTATCCTGCCTATCAGTGTTCCAAAAACAAAAGAAATGATTTTATCCAAGCTTTTAGATCCAAAAGAAGAACTTACAAAAGGGACTTATGGTATTTTAGAACCAAAAAAAGAATATATCAGAAAAGTCAATAAAGCTATTTTAGATTTGATTATTGTTCCTGGAGTAGCCTTTGACAGAGAAGGGTATCGGATTGGATATGGTGGCGGTTATTATGATCGTTTTTTAGATAAACTTTCAAAAGATATTCCATCAATTGGTCTAGCCTTTGATTTACAAATCATTGATCAGGTTCCTAATGATTCTTTTGATTATCCAGTTGATTTTATCATTACAGAAACCCAAATCTTTTCATGTAAATAG